From Calothrix sp. PCC 6303, a single genomic window includes:
- a CDS encoding YqiA/YcfP family alpha/beta fold hydrolase: MNYIYLHGFASSPNSTKAKDLNSRFAQIQINLTIPDLNAEGFSQLTISRQINQTSLLFPKSSPITLIGSSLGGLTAAHLGQKYSQIQQLILLAPAFGFLSHWLPKLGETTINQWQQQKYLQVYHHGEKRELPLHYDFVTDAQKYSEEILQRPLPTLILHGTDDEVIPIQASKDFASMRPWVKLVELDSDHALGNVTNDIWQEIVQFCQLSESGTISNSGKL; this comes from the coding sequence TTGAACTACATCTACCTACATGGTTTTGCTTCTAGTCCCAACTCTACCAAAGCCAAAGATTTAAATAGCCGTTTTGCACAAATCCAAATAAACTTAACTATTCCCGATTTGAATGCCGAGGGCTTCTCCCAACTGACAATTTCTCGACAAATCAATCAAACTTCTCTATTATTTCCGAAATCATCACCAATAACTTTAATTGGCTCTAGTTTAGGTGGTTTAACAGCAGCGCATCTAGGACAAAAATATTCCCAAATTCAGCAGCTTATTTTGCTAGCACCTGCATTTGGATTTCTATCCCATTGGCTACCAAAGTTGGGTGAAACAACCATCAACCAATGGCAGCAGCAAAAGTATTTACAAGTTTATCATCACGGGGAAAAACGGGAATTACCCCTACATTATGATTTTGTTACTGATGCTCAAAAATATTCAGAAGAAATATTACAGCGTCCTTTACCTACACTGATATTACATGGTACTGATGACGAAGTGATTCCAATCCAAGCTAGTAAAGACTTTGCAAGTATGCGACCTTGGGTAAAATTAGTTGAACTTGATAGCGATCACGCATTGGGCAATGTAACTAATGATATTTGGCAAGAAATTGTACAGTTTTGCCAATTATCTGAAAGCGGTACAATCTCAAACTCTGGCAAGTTATAG
- a CDS encoding glutathione S-transferase family protein: MSQTTQPKKPKSLPSGFIIKLGKFIWSTMWHTMMSQLAPRSKSGEYVRPSSQFRNSVSNLSESAYKPELNRYRLYVGLGCPWAHRALVTRAIKGLEDAIQVSIVYPSGDTGAWVLQQAEEGCQTVPELYQLAQPGYQGRCTVPVLWDTQTKTIVNNESAEIIVILNSEFNEFAKNSSLDLYPEEIREKIDIWNEKIYDAVNNGVYRCGFAQTQTAYIEACNELFTMLDEIDANLATNRYLCGEQVTLADVRLFTTLFRFDVVYYSLFKCNRRRIQDYENLGNYLRDLYQLPGVADTCDLASVQRDYYGNLFPLNPGGIIPSSPDMSYLLTPHHREKLH, from the coding sequence ATGTCCCAAACTACACAGCCGAAAAAACCTAAATCTCTCCCATCGGGGTTTATTATCAAGCTGGGTAAGTTTATCTGGTCTACTATGTGGCATACAATGATGTCACAACTGGCACCCCGTAGTAAATCAGGTGAGTATGTACGTCCTAGCAGTCAGTTTAGAAATTCAGTTAGTAATTTAAGTGAAAGTGCATATAAACCCGAATTAAATCGTTATCGTTTATATGTTGGGTTAGGTTGCCCTTGGGCGCATAGGGCGCTAGTTACCAGGGCAATTAAAGGTTTGGAAGATGCCATACAGGTATCAATTGTTTACCCCTCTGGTGATACTGGGGCTTGGGTTTTGCAGCAAGCGGAAGAAGGTTGTCAAACAGTTCCTGAATTGTATCAGTTGGCGCAACCTGGTTATCAAGGTAGATGTACAGTTCCGGTGTTGTGGGATACGCAAACCAAAACCATAGTAAACAATGAAAGTGCAGAAATTATTGTCATTTTAAATAGCGAGTTTAATGAATTTGCCAAAAATTCCAGCTTGGATTTATATCCTGAAGAAATACGGGAAAAAATAGATATTTGGAACGAGAAAATTTACGATGCTGTGAATAATGGAGTATACCGCTGTGGATTTGCTCAAACTCAAACAGCTTATATAGAAGCTTGTAATGAGTTGTTTACAATGTTAGATGAAATTGATGCAAATTTGGCAACAAATAGATATCTATGCGGCGAACAAGTCACCCTTGCCGATGTGCGATTATTCACAACTTTATTCCGGTTTGATGTTGTTTATTACAGCTTATTTAAGTGTAATCGGCGACGAATTCAAGATTATGAAAATTTAGGGAATTATTTGCGGGATTTGTATCAGCTTCCAGGTGTTGCTGATACTTGTGACTTAGCAAGTGTACAACGTGATTATTATGGTAATTTGTTTCCTTTAAATCCTGGGGGGATTATTCCCTCTAGTCCAGATATGAGTTATTTACTAACACCTCATCATCGTGAAAAACTGCATTGA
- the gor gene encoding glutathione-disulfide reductase: MTYDYDLFVIGAGSGGLAASKRAASYGAKVAIAENDLVGGTCVIRGCVPKKLMVYASHFPSIFEEAAGYGWKVGESELDWQHFITAIDNEVNRLSQMHISLLEKAGVTLIPTRAKLIDAHTVEANGKKYTADKILIAVGGRPVKPDIPGFEYGITSNEIFHLQEKPKHIAIIGAGYIGIEFACIMRGLGCEVTHINRGEKILKGFDDDVRNEIQEGMQNHGIKMISNTTVTNVEKMDDGLKLTLADESLEPVVADVFLIATGRIPNTAELGLENAGVELKSTEMDGPGYSTSNAISVNEYSQTSQPNIYAVGDVTDRINLTPVAIGEGRAFADSEYGDNSRVFSHEDVATAVFSTPEASTVGLTEAQAKEKYGEAIKIFRTRFRPMYYTLAGKQEKTMMKLIVHSETDKILGAHMVGDSAAEIIQGVAIAVKMGATKKDFDATVGIHPSAAEEFVTMR, encoded by the coding sequence ATGACATACGATTATGACTTGTTTGTTATTGGGGCAGGTTCAGGTGGTTTAGCTGCTTCTAAACGAGCTGCCAGCTATGGTGCTAAAGTAGCGATCGCAGAAAATGATCTAGTAGGGGGAACCTGTGTAATTCGCGGTTGTGTCCCCAAAAAACTCATGGTTTACGCTTCCCATTTCCCAAGCATTTTTGAGGAAGCAGCGGGTTATGGGTGGAAAGTTGGTGAATCGGAGTTAGATTGGCAACACTTCATTACTGCAATTGATAATGAAGTCAACCGACTCTCGCAGATGCACATTAGTCTGCTGGAAAAGGCTGGAGTTACACTCATCCCCACCCGTGCTAAATTAATAGATGCTCACACTGTCGAAGCAAACGGTAAAAAATATACTGCCGACAAAATCCTCATCGCTGTAGGTGGTCGTCCTGTTAAACCAGATATTCCAGGGTTTGAATATGGAATTACCTCCAATGAAATCTTTCACCTTCAAGAAAAACCTAAACACATCGCAATTATTGGGGCTGGTTATATTGGTATCGAATTTGCTTGTATTATGCGTGGTTTAGGGTGCGAAGTCACTCACATCAATCGTGGAGAGAAAATCTTAAAAGGTTTTGATGACGATGTTCGCAACGAAATTCAGGAAGGAATGCAAAATCATGGAATCAAAATGATTTCCAACACCACGGTTACAAATGTGGAAAAAATGGATGACGGTTTAAAGCTAACTTTAGCTGACGAAAGCCTCGAACCAGTGGTTGCTGATGTATTCCTAATTGCCACCGGACGTATTCCCAACACAGCAGAACTAGGTTTAGAAAACGCTGGAGTTGAATTAAAATCAACCGAGATGGATGGACCTGGTTACAGTACCAGTAATGCAATAAGTGTTAATGAATACAGTCAAACTTCCCAACCTAATATCTACGCTGTCGGTGATGTCACTGATAGAATCAACCTCACACCAGTAGCAATTGGTGAGGGTCGCGCCTTTGCAGATAGCGAGTATGGAGACAATAGCCGAGTATTTAGCCATGAAGATGTAGCCACCGCTGTATTTTCCACACCCGAAGCATCAACCGTCGGACTCACCGAAGCACAAGCAAAGGAGAAATATGGGGAAGCAATTAAAATATTTCGGACTCGTTTTCGCCCCATGTACTACACCCTAGCAGGGAAACAGGAAAAAACAATGATGAAACTAATTGTACATTCTGAAACCGACAAGATTCTGGGAGCGCACATGGTAGGAGATAGTGCAGCCGAGATTATTCAAGGGGTAGCAATAGCTGTGAAAATGGGAGCAACAAAGAAAGACTTTGATGCAACGGTAGGTATTCATCCCTCTGCTGCTGAAGAATTTGTCACGATGCGGTAA
- a CDS encoding GNAT family N-acetyltransferase, with product MTSWFSEHPHQPPSNSDTEKTTCQLSIRVATPDDLGLVAQIIAESFHSQNGFWGWLFPLLRIGIQEDLKHRLATASPHHVCLVAIDNTDGADNIVGTVELGVRFSDSWTRVGKSFPYLSNLAVLPQHRRQGAASKLLKRGEKFIREWGFVDVYLHVLEENHQARQLYLKLGYRVHLIENNWSNFLFKRSRQIFLHKQISTDQK from the coding sequence TTGACATCCTGGTTTTCTGAACACCCTCATCAACCCCCAAGCAACTCTGACACCGAAAAAACTACCTGTCAGCTGTCGATTCGTGTTGCTACTCCAGATGACTTAGGTCTAGTTGCTCAAATTATCGCCGAAAGCTTTCATAGCCAAAATGGATTTTGGGGCTGGCTTTTTCCCCTGCTACGTATAGGAATTCAAGAAGATCTAAAACACCGTTTGGCAACAGCTTCACCCCATCATGTTTGTTTAGTTGCCATTGACAATACAGATGGGGCTGATAACATAGTCGGTACCGTTGAATTAGGAGTGCGATTTAGTGATAGTTGGACTCGTGTTGGTAAAAGCTTTCCATACCTTTCTAATTTGGCTGTTCTGCCTCAGCATCGACGACAAGGTGCGGCATCTAAGCTGTTAAAACGGGGTGAAAAATTTATCCGGGAATGGGGCTTTGTGGATGTTTATCTTCATGTATTGGAAGAAAATCATCAAGCTCGGCAGTTATATTTAAAGTTGGGATACCGAGTGCATCTCATTGAAAATAATTGGAGTAATTTTTTGTTTAAGCGATCGCGTCAAATTTTTTTACATAAGCAAATATCGACGGATCAAAAATAG
- a CDS encoding histidinol-phosphate transaminase codes for MFPFIREDLVQFNAYKPHPSGENGEAVPAKIDRLDANESPYDLPSEIKQKLADEYKQQIETNRYPDGGHGELKSAIALYVNESSNLASSTFSAENISVGSGSDEIIRSLLIACCLCNQGSILVANPTFSMYAILAETLGIPVHKIGRNEANFEIDLQAAANAIQNPGNIPIRVVFMVHPNSPTANPLTIAEIRWLRSLPEDILVVIDEAYFEFSQDSLVGLVTQHPNWLIMRTFSKAFRLAGMRVGYCVAHAGLIEVLEKVRLPYNLPSFSITAALLAIQNRQTLLAPISQMLEERTKVFNVLSQMPELQVWDSAANFIYLRPKSTTTDAVEQNLAQLTQQLKSQGTSIRHTGGGLRITIGTPEENKSLLNRLQTPILNLQTTQLIS; via the coding sequence ATGTTTCCCTTTATTCGAGAAGATTTAGTTCAGTTCAATGCTTACAAACCTCACCCCAGCGGAGAAAATGGGGAGGCAGTTCCAGCTAAGATAGATCGATTGGATGCAAATGAAAGTCCTTACGATTTGCCAAGTGAAATTAAGCAAAAGCTAGCTGATGAATATAAACAGCAGATCGAAACCAATCGTTATCCTGATGGTGGACATGGAGAATTAAAAAGCGCGATCGCACTTTACGTCAATGAGTCATCAAATCTAGCATCATCAACTTTCAGTGCCGAAAATATTTCTGTTGGTAGCGGTTCTGATGAAATTATTCGCTCCTTATTAATCGCTTGCTGCTTATGCAACCAAGGATCAATTTTGGTAGCTAATCCGACATTTTCTATGTACGCAATTCTTGCCGAAACTTTGGGCATCCCTGTCCACAAAATTGGCAGAAATGAAGCCAATTTTGAAATAGATCTCCAAGCGGCGGCAAATGCCATCCAAAACCCCGGAAACATACCAATCCGGGTTGTTTTTATGGTTCACCCCAATTCTCCCACCGCCAACCCCCTCACAATAGCGGAAATCAGATGGCTTAGAAGCTTACCTGAAGATATTTTGGTGGTAATTGATGAAGCTTATTTTGAATTTAGCCAAGACAGCTTGGTTGGTTTAGTAACTCAACACCCCAACTGGCTGATCATGCGAACATTTTCTAAAGCTTTCCGCTTGGCAGGAATGCGTGTTGGGTATTGTGTTGCCCATGCAGGATTAATTGAGGTTTTAGAAAAAGTTCGTTTACCCTACAATCTTCCTAGTTTCTCTATTACCGCAGCATTGCTAGCAATTCAAAATCGCCAAACCCTACTTGCCCCCATTTCCCAAATGTTAGAGGAACGCACAAAAGTTTTTAATGTTCTCTCTCAAATGCCAGAACTACAAGTTTGGGATAGTGCCGCTAACTTTATCTATTTACGACCTAAATCTACAACTACGGATGCAGTTGAACAAAATTTAGCTCAACTTACTCAACAACTGAAGTCTCAAGGAACATCCATCCGCCACACTGGAGGTGGGTTAAGAATCACAATTGGTACCCCCGAAGAAAACAAGAGTTTGCTAAATCGGCTGCAAACTCCAATCTTAAATCTTCAAACTACTCAATTGATCAGTTAA
- a CDS encoding CHAT domain-containing protein, whose translation MSITTTGKYAASQCGEKGTHMAKGFGNAKPEKQSYTGLIKEILRVVEKSKNNKKKVHSLLEENLHLLDEQFLTVFKRWGESELSQASSREAVNIAANIGNFCVLLREFPLGEKANNLEIVIAGYEILLTIFTRSYSPENWATFQMNLGNAYSNRIRGEKAENLEDAIRFYKLALHEFKRDHFPEDWAKVQLNLGEAYRNRIRGEKAENLEVAIRYHKLALHEFKRDRNPGNWATAQMNLGNAYWERIRGEKAENLEAAIGQYNAALEVFERDYFPQDWAKIQNNLGNAYLYRIRGEKAENLENAIRYYNAALEERKRDRNPETWASTQMNLGNAYLYRIRGEKAENLEVAIRYYNAALEEYKRDRFPQDWTEIQSNLGSAYLHRIRGEEAENLKDAIHFYKIALEEFKQDRNSEMWAKTQSNLGLAYREYIRENKTENWEDAIQPLQASLEIFTRNSFPHIHVEAAYNLGLTYQYAQQWENAHQTYKSSIDTVELLRGEIFSGAEAKQKLAEEWNKLYQGMAEVCLQLGKDGEAIEYIERSKTRNLVELLANQSQALQQVGLEIEEEKRRLAAAKELQTQGGEENTETTRLNQLRKERNNKIDKIIPLPPMGFTEIKSLLIDNRTAIVEWYIFAECFRAFIIIQDAEKLLKWESTREDLEKLNNFSNESLHIYNTNKPKWRFKLASLLGELASILHIDEVLELIPDCCETLILVPHRFLHLYPLHALPIANSTRQIPELTSQQVLLDRFACGVKYAPSSQLLKLVRKQRERQDINNQSQSFFAVQDPNDNLLYTNIEVETIERHFQPTTVLKKGDATSDALQQKPHADSLQTAQVLHFSCHGYFNTDSPAESAIALAGCGVNHDNSSGNTTESYSYRRLANGNQIDLNKCLTLGDIFNLSLPECRLVTLSACETGRIDVNSSDEYIGLPSGFLKAGSSSVISSLWSVDDFATTLLMIRFYDIFYDDSATKSPSLSTAKALAEAQYWLRTSTQTELITWTQNHQKIDAEHKQTITEYLQTWFKTDEIPLKNPEAWAGFCSIGD comes from the coding sequence ATGAGTATCACTACTACGGGTAAATACGCAGCAAGTCAGTGCGGGGAAAAGGGAACTCACATGGCAAAGGGATTTGGGAACGCAAAGCCAGAAAAGCAATCCTATACCGGGTTAATTAAAGAAATCTTGCGGGTGGTTGAGAAATCCAAGAACAATAAGAAAAAAGTCCACTCGCTGCTGGAAGAAAATCTACACCTGCTTGATGAGCAATTTCTGACGGTATTTAAGCGGTGGGGAGAGTCAGAACTGTCGCAAGCAAGTAGTAGGGAAGCTGTAAACATCGCTGCAAATATTGGTAATTTTTGTGTTTTGCTTCGTGAGTTTCCTTTAGGGGAAAAAGCTAATAATTTAGAAATAGTTATTGCTGGTTATGAAATATTACTAACAATTTTTACTCGTTCGTACTCTCCTGAAAATTGGGCAACATTCCAAATGAACCTTGGTAATGCTTACTCAAATAGGATCAGGGGAGAAAAAGCCGAGAATTTAGAAGATGCGATTCGCTTCTATAAACTAGCTTTGCATGAATTTAAACGCGATCACTTTCCCGAAGATTGGGCAAAAGTCCAACTTAACCTTGGTGAAGCTTACAGAAATAGGATCAGGGGAGAAAAAGCCGAGAATTTGGAAGTTGCGATTCGCTACCATAAACTAGCTTTGCATGAATTTAAACGTGATCGCAATCCCGGAAATTGGGCAACAGCCCAAATGAACCTGGGTAATGCTTATTGGGAGAGGATTAGGGGAGAAAAAGCGGAGAATTTGGAAGCTGCGATTGGACAATATAATGCAGCTTTGGAAGTATTTGAACGCGATTATTTTCCTCAAGATTGGGCAAAAATTCAAAACAATCTTGGTAATGCTTACTTGTATAGGATCAGGGGAGAAAAAGCGGAGAATTTGGAAAATGCGATTCGCTACTATAATGCAGCATTAGAAGAACGTAAACGCGATCGCAATCCCGAAACGTGGGCAAGTACCCAAATGAACCTTGGTAATGCTTACTTGTATAGGATTAGGGGAGAAAAAGCGGAGAATTTGGAAGTTGCGATTCGCTACTATAACGCAGCATTAGAAGAATATAAACGCGATCGTTTTCCTCAAGATTGGACAGAAATTCAAAGCAACCTTGGTTCTGCTTACTTGCATAGGATTCGGGGAGAAGAAGCAGAGAATTTGAAAGATGCGATCCACTTTTATAAAATAGCTTTGGAAGAATTTAAACAGGATCGTAATTCCGAAATGTGGGCAAAAACTCAAAGCAATCTTGGTTTAGCTTACCGGGAATATATCCGCGAGAATAAAACAGAGAATTGGGAAGATGCGATTCAACCTTTACAAGCTTCATTAGAAATCTTCACTCGTAATAGCTTTCCCCACATACATGTTGAGGCAGCATACAACCTGGGTTTAACCTATCAATATGCTCAACAGTGGGAAAATGCACATCAAACCTATAAATCGAGTATTGATACAGTCGAGTTACTGCGGGGTGAAATTTTCTCTGGTGCGGAAGCGAAACAAAAGCTTGCGGAGGAATGGAATAAGCTTTATCAAGGAATGGCTGAAGTTTGCCTACAATTGGGTAAAGATGGAGAAGCTATTGAATATATCGAACGCAGCAAAACCCGGAATTTAGTCGAACTGTTAGCAAACCAAAGCCAAGCTTTACAACAGGTAGGATTAGAAATTGAGGAAGAAAAGCGACGGTTAGCAGCTGCAAAGGAACTGCAAACTCAAGGTGGGGAAGAAAACACAGAAACCACTCGACTCAATCAATTACGGAAAGAACGCAACAACAAGATAGATAAAATTATCCCGTTGCCACCAATGGGTTTTACTGAAATAAAATCACTTTTAATCGATAATCGCACTGCAATTGTGGAATGGTATATTTTTGCTGAGTGTTTTCGAGCTTTTATCATTATCCAAGATGCTGAAAAGCTTTTAAAATGGGAATCTACAAGGGAAGATTTGGAAAAATTAAATAATTTCTCGAATGAATCTCTCCACATCTACAATACCAACAAACCTAAATGGAGGTTTAAATTAGCTTCGCTACTGGGAGAATTAGCTAGTATTCTCCATATTGATGAAGTTCTCGAACTAATTCCCGACTGTTGCGAAACCTTGATCCTTGTTCCCCATCGGTTTCTGCATTTATACCCGCTTCATGCATTACCCATCGCTAATTCAACTCGGCAAATCCCTGAATTAACCTCACAACAGGTGTTACTTGATCGCTTTGCTTGTGGTGTGAAGTATGCACCCAGCAGTCAATTATTAAAACTTGTAAGAAAACAGCGAGAACGGCAAGATATTAATAACCAATCTCAAAGCTTTTTTGCAGTACAAGACCCGAATGACAATTTACTTTACACCAATATCGAAGTCGAAACCATCGAACGTCATTTTCAACCGACAACAGTCTTGAAAAAAGGTGATGCAACTAGCGATGCTTTACAACAAAAGCCTCATGCTGACAGCTTGCAAACTGCCCAAGTCTTACATTTTTCCTGCCATGGTTACTTTAACACCGATTCTCCAGCAGAAAGCGCGATCGCACTTGCGGGTTGTGGGGTAAATCACGACAATAGTAGCGGAAATACAACTGAAAGCTATAGTTATCGTCGTTTAGCAAATGGCAATCAAATAGATTTAAATAAGTGCCTCACACTTGGAGATATTTTTAATCTTTCCTTACCGGAATGTCGTTTGGTGACACTTTCAGCTTGTGAAACTGGACGCATTGACGTAAATTCCAGTGATGAATACATTGGTTTACCAAGTGGTTTCCTCAAAGCTGGCAGTTCTAGTGTCATTAGTAGTTTGTGGTCAGTGGATGATTTTGCCACTACATTATTAATGATTCGTTTTTATGATATTTTTTATGATGATTCTGCCACTAAATCCCCTTCTTTATCCACAGCAAAAGCATTAGCAGAAGCACAATACTGGTTACGAACTTCTACCCAAACAGAATTAATCACATGGACGCAAAATCACCAGAAAATCGATGCAGAACATAAACAAACAATTACAGAATACCTGCAAACCTGGTTTAAAACCGACGAAATACCCTTAAAAAATCCCGAAGCATGGGCAGGTTTTTGTTCAATCGGAGATTAG
- a CDS encoding retropepsin-like aspartic protease, translating into MNRVFEFNLIGYWLKKPNQVLGIFLFAAIFMAYMFDFARFSVANAQETPATSAPTSNLGQELVQQVRGCVQAKFANSTTKKPEISALAMQCTYEVVILNKDGSVRVDASDRINAMFVATGAKVPLPVSKGTSTNIKMGYLPQSRVFTVPVTIAGKTNSFLLDTGASSSIINSETAKQLQLPGNPIPGDVLKYMGVGNNCTKVQATVHQLPAITVNSVSVSGLNGLGLSPNSIPGKTAGVLGLDFLSQFDMLVNPKQQQLKLLSPSKLTTSAIPLQGKLGAMIVEVQVNGKGPFKFLLDTGADVMVLSHPLAKQLGINNLQAKKTDVEGFCGIEKAREIKLNQFSLQQHQATKLDAVILESDGLFNMLGIQGIVGQNFLNKYQQHWRFGERNPLGFPNNGSLVLTPVK; encoded by the coding sequence ATGAATAGAGTATTTGAATTCAATTTAATTGGTTATTGGCTGAAAAAACCCAACCAAGTTCTAGGTATATTTTTGTTTGCAGCCATTTTTATGGCATATATGTTTGATTTTGCCAGGTTTTCAGTTGCTAATGCTCAAGAAACACCAGCAACATCTGCACCAACGAGTAATTTAGGACAAGAGTTAGTTCAACAGGTGAGGGGTTGCGTGCAGGCAAAATTTGCCAACTCCACCACCAAAAAGCCAGAAATCTCCGCTTTAGCGATGCAATGCACCTACGAAGTGGTTATTCTTAACAAAGATGGTAGCGTGCGCGTTGACGCAAGCGATCGCATAAATGCTATGTTCGTTGCTACGGGGGCAAAAGTACCACTACCAGTTAGTAAGGGTACATCCACTAACATCAAAATGGGATATCTTCCCCAAAGTCGAGTTTTTACTGTTCCTGTTACGATTGCTGGCAAAACCAATAGTTTCTTGTTAGATACGGGTGCTTCTTCATCCATTATTAATAGTGAAACAGCCAAACAACTCCAACTCCCAGGGAATCCAATTCCTGGAGACGTATTGAAATATATGGGTGTAGGTAACAACTGCACCAAAGTTCAAGCAACTGTTCACCAACTACCAGCAATTACCGTCAATTCTGTCTCTGTTTCGGGATTAAATGGTTTAGGACTTTCCCCAAATTCAATTCCTGGGAAAACTGCGGGGGTTTTAGGTTTGGATTTTTTAAGTCAGTTTGATATGCTTGTAAATCCAAAACAGCAACAACTCAAACTTTTATCACCTTCTAAATTAACCACATCTGCCATCCCTTTACAAGGTAAATTGGGAGCGATGATTGTAGAAGTGCAGGTAAATGGAAAAGGTCCATTTAAATTTCTCTTAGATACTGGTGCTGATGTGATGGTATTGTCTCACCCTTTGGCAAAACAATTGGGAATCAATAATTTACAAGCTAAAAAAACTGATGTTGAAGGTTTTTGTGGAATTGAAAAAGCTAGAGAAATCAAATTAAATCAGTTTAGTTTACAACAGCACCAAGCAACTAAATTAGATGCTGTCATCCTTGAAAGTGATGGTTTATTTAATATGTTGGGTATTCAAGGAATCGTCGGGCAAAATTTCTTAAATAAATATCAACAGCATTGGCGTTTTGGTGAACGTAATCCCCTGGGTTTTCCTAATAATGGGAGTTTAGTATTAACTCCAGTCAAATAG